CAGGTTAAAAGCAGATCCCCACTGTCTCTTCCTctacacctcctctctccactcgTCGGCAGCTTGGTCTTACAATCTCCTCTGCATCAGCTCATCACAGTCCCACTCTTTAAGAGACGGCATCTCCTAGATGTCGTAGATCTGCACTTGAACTGTTCCACTTAAGACGGGGTCTTGTACCGTGAGTCTATTACTCTGGAGTAGTTTGAAAAATCATTGGTGTGAAGAATCTCTGCAGTAGGGGGGGTTTGACGTGTGTGATGTAAGTTTCTGAACGCTGCATTTTGACTGATGAGAACATCTTTAATTGTAACCTCTTAATACTGTGATGAACTTCGGAACTAATCTGTTTCGAGCCACGGAAAATGCTTAATTGTCCCATTTTCAACAATCTGTTTGCCTCTTATCGGCTTATGGACGAGCTGAGATTATCCTTCCCAGCTGCTGTAATGAGTCCTGAGGTCTGAAACCCAGAGGTTAGAACAGACCAATGACACTTCACTCCCTTACACTCGCTCTACAGTTCATTAGTTGGCACAGGAATCAGCCACCATAAATCCCCATGAACTAGCGAATCCCCTTCAGTGTCATCCCGTGTCTACTACTGGGAGGATTATATTGTTTGGTATTTAacattgtatttgtgtttatgtgggtgggtgggtgattGTGCACGTGCGAGCTTGTGCACACATGCAGCCCACACAGCCTCAGAAAAACACCCACGCTCCACACTCCACAGGCACCTGCAAACAACTGAGATATGATAAACCCTGGAGCCCTCAAGAAATAATGTGATTCCGTTCACTACTTCCTGTCTCGCAGCGCGACATGTCAGCGCGTTACACTTCACGGTCTCCACCGCCCTGCAGTCTGTTTGGATTTGTATACTCTTGCACTTGTAGGCTATACTTTAACAAATAATTGCTCTGAAGTCATGTTGACTGTTCAAGCAACTAATCAACAATTAAGAGTTTCATTTTCCCTCTCATGATGCAGCTCGGTCGTCTGTTTTTCAGGATTTGCACGGCActatatgcaaatataaaataaaaaaaatgtgtctgtcGCCAAATCAAACAAAAGACTCCTTGATTGCACATTGACTGGAATGACAAGCAACATGAGCCAAAGTCATTCCTGGCAGAGCAGACTTGGCTATGAGACAGTTAAAAGACATTTACCTACTTGAAACCACTGAACAATGATTATTGATGGAACTAATCATCTTCTGAGttgtttctgcaggtttaaCTGTCAGGCTAATGATGCTCAACACAAAGTGAAAGCAATCTGTATAAGGATGATAACCAACTCATTACCACCACCAaggattttgtgttttcacccctttcCACGTCTTactgtttgttggttgtttgtGTAATTGTCAGCAGGAATACACAAAATagtactgaacagatttccactatACTTGGTGGAATGATGGGATATGAGTCAAGAAATAATCCATTAAACTTGGGAGAGTTCCAGAGAGCGTGGATCCTCGAACCAAGGCCCATCAGGTCCGGTGCAAACAAAGTTTTCGCTATCTACAACATTTCTTACAGCGCAATTTCCTGTAGCAGGAGAAAACATTGGGCTCAGTTTGGGTTCGGACGCAGACGACAGGATGTCTGTCAGGTTCAGGTTGCTTATTGCTCTTTCAGGCTCTGAGGAGTTCAGACAGAAAATTGCAGCCACATTGTGACATAGCGTGGCCTGTTTTGCCagcaggggactgatatcttaGTGTGTGCAATTCGGTGCAGCTTGATCggatttaaggagactgttggtaTGCACTATCCTGACCTTTAGTTTTTGGGGAACAAAAATAAGCTTTTGAAACCCTCCGTGGTTTACAACATCATTCTGTACAAAGTTGAACCTCAACAGCTCTTTTGACTCCTTTGACTCAATTTACTGCATTAttcccatcctctctctctccattgaTGTAAActtccaacccccccccccccccacccctcacacACCATACATCCTCGCTCAGCTACCATATAGCACATGCTTGATTAACAGAAGACAGTATCTGACAGCGGAGGTAGCGATGGCTCAACCATCTTTGAGCTAAATCAATTAGCCAGTCAATTAGCGTATCTCCAGTGGGGCCATGCAGTGTCTGCAGGCCTGCTGGGTTCACGAGGTTACGCCCATGTCGACAGACGTGCTGCTACACATTCTGCAGCACCTGCTGGGATTTGGCCTGAACCTGAAATGAGGAACGAATTGGATTTGTTGTTAATGAGGTGTGGTGCCAAGGAGCTGACAGGGCAGGGCTGTGATTCTAGGTCCAGTTTTCTTCATCTGACCCAACATAACATTTGTTTGACATTATGTGCCTGCTTGTTTTTGTGATCTTTTTAGAATCCCCCCCCCCGGATTTAAGTACGATTAATTAGCATCCCACCGGGCCGATCCATGCCTTGTTACATTAGGTCCTCAATTTCAAAGCCAGATGTAGACGCTATTATATGCCACAGAAACAGAATACAGCCCAATTTAGAAAAGGGCCTGTTGTTGATTGAAAATCCTTCCTCTCATCCACTCATTATGAACCTCATTATCCTATTGTGCTGTGAACCAGACCCCGAGGAGATAAGCCTCGGCCTTGACTTGTTTGATGTGTAAACAGATAAGCTATTCAGCCATCTATCAAACATGCTATGgcgcatatgtgtgtgtacgtgtgtgatgTGTACCAGAAACCCATTACAGTGCAGCAGCTTCCAACAACGGCAAGTGACTGACTGATCCCCGACCGTCCTCTTACTTAGCATTCTGTATTACAGCGCTGCCAGTGAGTGCTATCACCAGACCTGCGCTTATCAATCTCCTCTGCACTGATGCAATAAAGTGGGACGCCGTGAGGTGGTCATGCCGCGTCACGCCTCAGCGATCAGTATCTCCGCGCGTACGTCCACACCTGATGTTTCCTTCGTTCCGGCTACAGCACACGCCAAACAAAGATGATGAGAGAAACATGATGAAGTTCACTCCAGAGGATAAAGGAGATGGAAAGAGCTCAAATGGACGGAAATAGAGAGAGTGGAGAGTCAAGATGAAAGCCTTTAGGAGGCCGGTGGGGTCTTGTGAAAGATGCTGTGAAGATGAAGTGTGGGTAATGTAGGATTTAAGGGCGcgactcattttgatttatgACCCATCATTTTGACCTCTGCTAGGGAAGTTGcattttcacccctgtttgtaTGTTGGTTGGctcatttgtttgttagcaggattacacaaaaaccactgGACCGATTaacacaaaacctggtggaaggatgcagtatgagTCAGGGAAGTATTTAGGTACATTTTCGCTGATTAATCAGAcattaattcatggatcttattGAAAGTCATGTTTAGGGAGCTGATATCTAGGAGTcggtgcagtttggtgcagcttggttgaatttgGCTTGTGTGATGTATGCAATTACTGAGTGTGATTCTAGTTGAATTATTTTCATGATAATGTTACATACGgtcttattattataattgtgcCAATTTTTCTCTagtatttttctgtttcttctgagGAGTGAAAATCAGGCAGGAACTACATAAACAAAATAGGTTGCATGTTTATTAGAAATTGCCATTACGAGTTAAAATTGGAAATGATGCTGGGGatacatgaaaataaatgtctttaGCTAAATGAAATTAGTGTCATCATTCAGGCATGTATTTACATTTGGTTCAAACCAATGAGGAGCCTCAACCTAATCTTCAAGGATTTACCATAATAATCCTGTTTGTATAtccatatattttctttctgtgtcgTGCAAAATGCAATTTCCCCAGCCCCTCTTGGGATTATAAGACAtcctcaatttacaaacacatacatcTTCGTCCAGTACGTGCACAAAACATGTGGAAAAATAGACAGAACCATAACATATCTATAAATTAACACAATAaagaggctgttttttttttctcttctcccagGCTTTCTCCAGATAACTGGCAAATATATTTGTCTCGTACATAAACAAATCAGCCTTTGCACATCATCTTTTCCATGCCCCATGCAGATAAGAGTAAAGGAGGGCAGTAGAAATCTAAGTAAAACCAGTTCTATAAATCACTGAGACAGCACATCGGACAGATCTGCTTGGTGTCTTCTAAATTAATGTCTAGTTTCCCCAGTCAAAGGTAAAATAACCTGATGTCGGCTGGGCACGCAGATCTGTGCATTTTAGCCACTTTATAAATAACATAATTCTCTGTACCATTTTTTTATGTCATTTCTATATAACGTATTAAACAAACTGTAAACTGCTCTTCCATTGTATCAACGTGCAAGGCTTTAAATAACATGTCTTGATCCTAGAAGACAAACCGGACTGATGCTCGTGGTTTAGGCTTCAGCAACGGATACTAACCTACAGTGCAGAGATTTGCTACTATAGGATACCATTACACTAAAACAAGCTGAGAGAGCTCTGTTGCTGTTTAGCAGCATCATTAGGATTCAGGAGTCGGTTAAAGCAGCGCTGcacgtgtttgtctgtgtgggtATGATCAGTGCTCTGTGCCCTTTCCTGTGCTGTTAAACAATATGTGCAGCTCCTGGATGGAGGGCAGCCGGCAGTCGACTCCGCTCTCGGCCATTTGAATGTCACAGTGCAGGTTTATATTAGAGCAGGGCAGAGCACAGACAAAACGTTTCCTTGTTCAATTAATGGTTCCCGGAGCTAAAGCTCAAGATCTTATATTGTTACAGCTTGTCACCTATAGCAGAGATTAATTATGGAACTTGGTGACAAACCCACAGTGTTCTAGTGGTGTATGAGTATATATATTAAAGCATATATACCTTTTATCTGcctgttttttctgtttattaatGATTGAAAGTAAATTGTGACTAAAAGTTCTgtatggacgacatgacggatTCCCAAAAGGGACGCCGTAGCGTCTCTTTCCCCAAGTAGTGGCTGTTAGTAGTTAAGTCAATAATCTGGCCCCCTCCAGGTAAGCGGATGGGACATCGACCAaacttaaaagtaaaaatatgttgtttttatataaaaaacagtTTGCGTAAATATTGCgtttttcaagttttttttccagtaagttttgtctttatatacagtccacaCGTGTGACTCATTCAGGGAGCGCAATGTATTTTCCATCAGTGATTCAAACTCATCACCTCAGAAAGGAAACTCTGCATGATGAAGATCACAAAAGGCTCAGACTGGTCAGTCCTGCTGTTTGGTTGAATCTTCACTTTGACCTGCTCCTGAGACAACACTGTCTCTTCCACACAGCAGCCTGTTTTGCTGTCACTGCCAATGCACAATAATCCCTCTCAAGGGCCCAGCTGCCACTCAACACTTCAGCTAATGGATGTGATTTGCAGAGTCGTATCAGGAACAAACACGCGCTCGGAATTATTTGTCTTTCACACTTAAAACACGCCAGCAGAATGTGATTTGTTAAGTGTGAGGAggcaaacattttttaattacttCTGGAAATAGTTTGTTGATTGTTGTCCAGCGGGGTTGTTCTTTTATATTCCAAATTCACTTCACATATAGTTTGTATAGATAtgtgaaatacaaaatatccCCCAAGAAATGAAGTTGTCAAACCTCATTCCAACAACCCAGTGTGTTTATTTGGATCCCTATTCCTCTcagtcatttattttaacatttttaaagtaatttggtaaaaaggaaaaatattttgtgtaaaccatttaccatttttcaCAGTGCTGATTAAGGCaacatttgtgtttgctgtgtgggTTGTGATACAACAACAAGTGGTTTCAACAGTCAAAACTCCCCATTTCAGCTGCACTGAGTCCATTAAATGTGTCACTTAATGCATATTTGCCTCTGAATTACAAAGGGTCAGTATTCATGCTTCTgcttttaaataatacattataGCCATCCTCATCTATAGATGGAGAGCTGGAGGGTAGGAGTGTCTTCTGTGGTGATTAACAGTCATTTGAAGTCCTCGTCCCCCACTGGGATATAACACCACATTTCACTTCCTATCTCCTTCAGCGTAGTTGAAAGTGAGTCAGCTTTCCAACCttgtgaaaatgtttctttaCCTGGAGGCAAGATGGTCAGTTTCTCTTTGTACCTCAGTGATCCGGCGCCTGAGCCCCTCCAACGGTTAATGTGAAGCAAGTTTCATCCGGTTTATATTTCAGAAGTCTGTCTGTGGCCTTGTCAGTGAGGAAACAAGTTTAGATTGATAATCctattttgtcttttaaaaaaatagaatCAAAGGTCAGGATCGCAGTTACCTCATGTTCTTGTAAACTTGATATATCAGGTACAGCCATTACCACtggcacacacattcacttggACACAAACAACATTATAAttgagaggtcaaaggtcgaggtcACATAAACCTCACCAAACCATTTTTTGCCTCTTAAAAAcgcctcaagagaatccttttaAATCACTTAGACTCACAGATTTACTGATATACGATGTTGTTGGCCAAAGGTCATGGCTGACAGTGGCATAACGAAATGTTTGTGGCCTCTTGAACTTAAAGCTCAAATCTACTGTTGCAGTTGTACTCAAAGATGAACTAATTAGATtccaagggtcaaaggtcactgggACCTCATATGAGTAAGGGGACTGAAAGTGAACAGGCGGAGGAATACAGCCacagtttttacagttttgatAAACTACAGTAATCTGACAAATATAAATGGTCTTAATGGTAAACATGTACACAGAATTTCCCAGTGGAGCATCAGTGTTTTGAAGATTGTTTAATGTCATGGTTAATGCAAACCAAACTGCTCTTTCCATGAATTGcctttatatatttcatttgcTTGTCTTGGAGATTTCAACCCCGGTCTTACAAGAATTGCAATAAACCAACACAGTGGCACAGGCTGTGTGGGCGTGAGTCTGTGTGTCAAGTCATGACGCTCCATTTGCAGGTCAGGGTTGAGCTTACAGGTTGTTCGAGTGTATTTACTTCCCCTAATGTGTaggtggtttgtttgtttgtgtgtgtgtgtgtttgcagaataTGGGGGAGGGGATGACGGTGAAGCTGCAAGTAACTAATCTTCCttcctatttctctctctcatgttgTGGCTCCCAGGGCGAAGCTGCTGCCGAGGAAGCCGCGTGAAAGTTGGACACAATCGTCTTTTCTCTGCGGACACTACAGCTGAGAGTTTACGGGAAAGACGACGCCGGGACACGGAGACGCCAACACACAAGCATTTAGAAACGGGGGAACCACTGGGGGGAGAAAAACAATCTGCTGATCATCGCATTTTAGTGGAAGTTTCTGTATACCTGCCAGAACCCTATGGATCTGAAAACACTTATCTACACGCAGACCGGATAACTAAAAAATGTGCTCGTCTGGTTTTGATGGCGATAGTGTTTTTACACAGTTCTGGCTTTCCAGTATCATCAAAGACACAAGGCGCGGCCAAGTTTCAATACAAACCTCAATTTAGAAGGCTCCCACGCAGACTTCGGAATAGATAAGAGCAACAACAAGCAAACCTGTGTATCTGTCGTCATCATCTTCCTACATGCAGCTCCCTGCTTGGCTTtattgaagaggaggagcccatTAAAGCATTGGAGAGATAGGGAGGTTCGGTCTGACGGTGTTGTTGGCAACTGGCTGCTGGTTGGAGATGAGATAAGAGCGCTGGGAAGAGAGGAATGAAGTGACTGTCTGACGGGAGCTGAATATAAATTAGGACTCATCTCTCCTGCAGCTCGACCAGcgaggcgagagagagaggagcgaaaTGGACAAATTGGTAGGTTTCGGTTATATGAGCATTAGTGTAAACTGTCTCTAAAGGTTGGTGGGACTTCACAAGATGGAAAATTaaggaaaatgttgttttaactaCCTAAAGGAGGATAACAGAGAACTTTCTACAGCTGAAACCAGCAGTGCCACACCTCAGGCCTACCTCAGCGCCATGTCCGAACTGATCTATGCGCAATTTCAGATCATACGTATGAGGCTTTACCAAACCTTCTAGAAACAAGGTTTTAAGAGCAGCACAGGTGAGATGGAGCTGGATAACAGCTCCCTGGACTACTTCACCAGCAACTTCACAGAGATCCCCAACGCCACCAGCGTTCCGCCCTGGAGCGAGGCCACGCTGCTCGGCCTGCAGGTCTCCCTCTCGGCGCTGCTCGCTCTCGTCACCTTGGCCACCGTGCTTTCGAACGCCTTCGTCATCGCCACCATCTTTCTGACGAGGAAGCTGCACACGCCTGCCAACTTCCTGATTGGCTCCCTGGCCGTCACCGACATGCTGGTGTCTATTTTAGTCATGCCGATCAGCATCGTCTACACCGTGAGCAAGACGTGGGCGCTGGGGCAGATTGTGTGTGACATCTGGCTGTCGTCCGACATCACCTTCTGCACGGCCTCCATTTTGCACTTGTGTGTGATCGCGCTTGATCGCTACTGGGCCATCACAGACGCTCTGGAGTACACCAAACGTCGAACCATGCGGCGGGCGGCTGTCATGGTCGGGGTGGTGTGGGTGATCTCCATCTCAATTTCCATGCCTCCACTTTTCTGGCGGCAGTCCAAAGCCCACGAGGAGCTGACTGAGTGCATGGTGAATACAGATCAGATCTCATATACCCTATACTCCACCTTTGGAGCCTTCTACATTCCCACAGCGCTTCTCATCATACTCTACGGACAGATCTATGTTGCCGCCCGCTCCCGCATCTTCAAAACGCCATCGTCCTCTGGGAAGCGCTTCACCACAGCGCAGCTCATCCAGACCTCGGCAGgctcctctctctgttctcttaATTCTGCCTCACACCAGGAAGCACACCTACACTCCGACAGCCCTGgaggtggcggaggaggaggggggtcgCCTCTGATCATGAACATGGTGAAAGTGAAGTTGGCAGACAGCGTGGTGGAGAGGAAACGTCTGTGCGCGGCGCGGGAGAGGAAAGCAACCAAAACTCTGGGTATCATCCTGGGAGCGTTCATCGTCTGCTGGCTGCCGTTCTTCGTCGGCACTCTGGTCTTGGCCATATGTAAAAACTGCTGGTTCGACCCGGTGCTTTTTGATATATTCACCTGGCTGGGATACCTGAACTCCCTCATCAACCCTGTGATCTACACCGTCTTCAACGACGAGTTCAAACAGGCTTTTCAAAAACTCATGAAATTCAGACGTTTCTCCTGAAAAACCTTAACACCGGATTTAAACTGACTTCTCAAGGAAAACAgggacacaaagacaaataagaTAATGGATAAGGATAGTAATGAAAGTACTGTGCACCTAAATGTCCCATCGTGTGAACACATTCTACGTGTGAGATGTTCTTTATTTTGTAGAAACAGTTCCATGCCATAGCTCTTAACAGTGTATCCATCATATAGACTTATGCATGCATGCTTAAATAGATACAAATCTTTATTCCCGAGGATTAAGGGACTCTTCTTCAAGAGATAAAAGAAGgagatttaaagtttatttcGTGTCACAGGGACGTTGCTGTTATTTCTTGAACTAAAGCAAAGATTTAAAACAACTAAAGACAACTGATGTAAGTGTATGAAAAGAGTGAACTCAGAGGGACTGGATTTAATCCGGTGGAAATGAAAAGCCATGAGATCTACATGTATGTTGTCttaatctctgtgtgtgtacgatGCTGCTCCCATAAAATGTTCCTGTGGTACAGTAAAGACCGTGAACCTCCAGAGATTCAGTCAAAATATCTTTATATGTGCAATTATACTTGAAagtggtgtatgtgtgtgtgtgtgtgtgtgtgtgtgtgtgtgtgtgtgtgtgtgtgtgtgtgtgtgtgtgtgtgagtgtgtgtgtcagggtacTAACTTTACTGTAATATATGCGTGTTTGGGGAAATGAGGATTGTCGAGTGTTTGATATTTCTGTGGGCTCTCATCATTACAGACTGCATTTCCACTCTGCCTCTGAATATTCACCAAACGCCAGGTGTCATAGCAACAAAAATAGATCCTACAAAATGATGATGATCCCAAACAAAAAGGACCGGCGGCGACGATCAGAGCACTGAGAGCTTTGATatcttgatgaagatgtttgttTTACCACGTGAATGATTGGATGATGCGGCAAACTGATTAGCTAATGACTAACTGATTGACTTTTTGTTTATTCCCCACCTCATCAGATTGAAAGGGTTCAAAAATGCACCAACCTCTAAGTGGGATGGAAGTCTAGCTCCCCCGAGGCCAACAGTCACCTTGaagtcaatcaagctgcaccaaattgcaaaaaGACATTAGTCCCCTACACAGGCCTGATCTCTTTTATCAAGATTCATGAAATGTTCCATGTGAAAttagtgaaaatgtaatttttttaattaaaagctcTAACCCCCAATgttcaagaaagtgaaaaacaattgCTGGATCTGAATCAAAAAGTTCCATGGTAACCTATCCAGTAGATTCCGAgtaagcacaaacacacaacacaacaaacaacacaatacaGTAGATACAGGCGTCAGTTTAAAGGGACTGGACGACCTTGAAATTCACTTGATTGGTTTTGTTTCAATATATGCACAGAACTTTTCTGGAGctgctgtatgtgagaacgcaagtgttcgagtcagttgctccagacattttccaggacttttccTGACAGACCCCTGGTTAAATATCTGCAGAATATCCTTGTGAGCCCtcgtgagaatacagcaggaacaaGTCCCAAAGAGTGAGGGTTGATGACGTTGGATTGATGCAAAactgacaaaaaacacaaaagagcacaaatacaggaagaaaaagaagtgcTGTATACCACTCCGAGAAGGATGTCAACTTGCTGACAACAAGATTTGAGAGCTGTGGTGATCTGCTGGTTTGGATgtgctttaaacaaaaacatgtgatttccacaGTGGGAGAATATTTCTTGTTCTGCCTCCTGTATGCTCCACAGCAGGCACCACGCCTCACCTGAATCTTCctgtttttctcacattttccaAACATCTGATCCAGAcagtctcctgctgcgttcttcatgtTAGAAGATAAACCTTATTTTATGGTGATTTTCAATAGTTCACATCTGAGAGCAGCTATATAGTTTCTCAGCTGGTGCATTTACATGATAAAAGAAGCAGCTCACAGCAGGTTTGGAATCTGTTCGGTCCACAGATGTAAATTAGACCCGAGTCAACCATCTCCGCCTGTGGAGCAGAAACACATTGTGACCTTATGGACCTCCATCTATTTCTACCATTGATTATTTTTGCCCCTTAGAGAAGCTGCTGGATACACATGTGCTCCACACATCCTGCCTGAAATCGATGGGGCTGGGCCGCCTGCTGAGGTGGGAAATGTTGGAGTTATCACAGATATCAGACCTCACAGCAAAGGGGGATCTTTGTTGAATCCAAGTTCCGTGACCTTTCTTTGTGAGGTTTGCTTTGATTCTGtcgtcagctgggattggcccAAGGTCCTCGTTTAGATTTGTTATTACTTACTATAAATTGGAGTAATATTATTGATTTAAGATTCAGTAGTTTCAGAAAATCAAATCAGCCGGTAAGGTTAAGGTTCCTTTATTGTCTCCCGTGGGAGAAAGTTGTTTTGGATTACTGGTAATGCTGCAGCAAACAAGACCTTGAGTAAAACAACGAGGCAGTTTAGTTCGAGAACATTGACACTGTTAAGGAATTTCCTAGATTTCAAAGGTGTACTTGTCAAAGACACGCACACCTCAATTCATAAATCACAGGCTTAGAGACTATTAGTGGAGCCTGCAGTTATTAAGGAGCCCCCCCTGCTGTTATATCTGCTGTTCCCGTTGAGCTGGCCATTAATAAGTTTAACTGACAGCGGTATGAATGAACGTTCATTAATACATACTCAGAATACAACACATGAAAGGGGCCCTGCTGTTTGAACCAGACTTTGAATTTGAGCTCTCCACTCTAGATACCATAACGTGGATGGACTCAATGGTTGCTCTGTAAAAACTGATACGCTGGCGACCAGTCTACGGTGTAGCCCAACTCTAACAAGATgtgagctgtgattggctccagaTCCCACTGCAAGAGATAATAAATGGAAACCAGCGGAAAACTTTAGATAAACTCATGCAGGGGACTTTCAAACTGTGCGTATCTTTGGAGGTTGATAGTTTGACCTGGGTTCTCAAAGCTTGCATCAACGAAACACTTTACACTCGACGCTGCTCTTCTTTGGGTCCTGAGCAACACACCTGCTGTAACATAACCTTCTCTGCTCCGTTAGATCGTGTAGAAAGTGCTGTCGCAGCTGGGTTACGACTTTCCTACAACCCTGGCTTGTTTTACCAGATGCAGTATTGCACTCATAGATGTAGAACAGGTAGAAAAGCAacgttttacttttttttttagaacctcTTTTTCAACTTCATAGTCAAACTTAAAAAgtttgaatcagaatcagaaatactttattgatcccagggGGAAATTGTGAAGTGGATGGGATGAGCGGTTGTCCAAAAAACTGAATCACAGACCGACAGATACTAACCCTATCCCATAATCCTGTTAAGTTTATCACACTGTGAGTGTACCCAGCTCAATGAATGTGCTCTCTGAGTTTGAAGGTGAGTCAAATTTAACAGTGTTAGACAAATAAAACCTAATTATTCAGAATACAGCATTAAAGATACCACAATTAGCTCAACAGCTATTGATTTTTGCCTGTGGGAATAGCTGGGGCGTACAGATGTGTCAGAAAAACGATACCAGCCTGGAACAAATTACAATAGAGGAGCTTGTTCAGTAAAAGCCGTGCTATCGTTACATCTGGGGTTTAAATCAGGTTTCACGTTGAATAAAGGTTAAAACGCCCAAAATGTAGACGCTTAAAAACCGAAGGGGAGTCAAAAGTAGTCCTGTCACTCCAAATCAGCGCGGGTAAAAGACGGCCTCAGATAATGCTACGCCGTCTTGAAAAGTGGAACTGAAAGGTCAGGACGCACTTAACCTCGCGGGATGGCGACTGTCACTTCTTGACTCGTGTGAGGAGTAAAAGCCAAACGGGACCACGGGGGAGAACAGACGGGGGAGGAGATGTGAATGGAAAGAGAGCGACAGACCAGCAAACAAACCCAATTAGCCAACGGATCAGAAAGGGTGATGCAAGTCAGGTCAAGTGCTAATGAGGTGCCACTTAAACAAAAACCTTGGAATATTTAGCCTCCTGAGAGTAAATGATTAACAGGATCTACTCCATATCCCCTGCTTTTAG
This Limanda limanda chromosome 12, fLimLim1.1, whole genome shotgun sequence DNA region includes the following protein-coding sequences:
- the htr1d gene encoding 5-hydroxytryptamine receptor 1D, giving the protein MELDNSSLDYFTSNFTEIPNATSVPPWSEATLLGLQVSLSALLALVTLATVLSNAFVIATIFLTRKLHTPANFLIGSLAVTDMLVSILVMPISIVYTVSKTWALGQIVCDIWLSSDITFCTASILHLCVIALDRYWAITDALEYTKRRTMRRAAVMVGVVWVISISISMPPLFWRQSKAHEELTECMVNTDQISYTLYSTFGAFYIPTALLIILYGQIYVAARSRIFKTPSSSGKRFTTAQLIQTSAGSSLCSLNSASHQEAHLHSDSPGGGGGGGGSPLIMNMVKVKLADSVVERKRLCAARERKATKTLGIILGAFIVCWLPFFVGTLVLAICKNCWFDPVLFDIFTWLGYLNSLINPVIYTVFNDEFKQAFQKLMKFRRFS